Part of the Paenibacillus sp. JNUCC32 genome is shown below.
TGTTGTTTACCGCCTTTCATGTTGTTGGTCTTACAGTCCATCATTCTTTCCCGCTAAACTGAACTCATCCTTAAAATAACCTTAAAATAGGATGAAAATACATAAATTTCATGCGAATGGTGAAAAGTGGCCATTCTATGAAACTATCGACTCTTCTCTGCTAATATGCTATCATGGAGTCTTGATAACGTATTAAAGTGAAAAAGCAGTTATGCATAGGACGAGGATTGATGCAGATCCCAGGATATGACTGCGCTTAACGTCTACGAGGGGGATTTTCTGGTGAAAAAGATAGCATCCGTGTTAGCAGGCTTCATGCTTTTATTAACGGTAGTCGGCTGTTCGAGCTCGGCAAGCGGGGGGAATGAGCTGGTGGTCGGAATTGACGACAAGTTCGCGCCCATGGGATTCCGCGACGAGAGCAATGAAATTGTCGGCTTTGATATTGATTATGCCCGCGCAGCCGCCGAGAAAATGGGCAAGGAAGTCAAGTTCCAGCCAATTGACTGGAAAGCGAAGGAATCCGAGCTTAGCAGCGGCCGCATTGACTTGATCTGGAACGGTTATACCATCACCGATGAGCGCAAGGAGAAAGTGCTGTTCACCAAGCCTTATCTGGAGAACAGTCAGGTGGTGGCGGTGCTGAACGATTCGGATATCGCAACGATCGGCGATTTGGCCGGCAAACAGGTCGGATTGCAGTCGCTATCCTCGGCAGCCGACGCGCTTAGCGCCAATGCCATTCACGAGCAAGTGAAGAACATTTCCGAATTTCCCGATAACGTGCTGGCATTGAGCGATTTGAAGAATGGACGCGTAGACGCCGTGATCATTGACGAAGTGGTCATGAAATACTACATGTCCAAGGAAGAGGGAACGTACAAGATTTTGGAGGAGTCCCTGGCACCGGAGCAGTACGGGATCGGAGTTAAGAAAGGCAATGAGGAACTGCTGGAAAGCCTCCAGAAAGCCTTGGACGAAATGAATGCCGACGGCACGGCCGCCAAGATTTCCGAGAAGTGGTTCGGGGAAGACAAAGTGTTGAAGTAGGCATTCCCAAGAGGTTGGTCATCCAACCTCCCCATAGGTATTCCAAGAAACCGGACTTTGACCAAAGGCTCCGGTTTTCTGTTCCAATCGGTCGGTACAATG
Proteins encoded:
- a CDS encoding amino acid ABC transporter substrate-binding protein; amino-acid sequence: MKKIASVLAGFMLLLTVVGCSSSASGGNELVVGIDDKFAPMGFRDESNEIVGFDIDYARAAAEKMGKEVKFQPIDWKAKESELSSGRIDLIWNGYTITDERKEKVLFTKPYLENSQVVAVLNDSDIATIGDLAGKQVGLQSLSSAADALSANAIHEQVKNISEFPDNVLALSDLKNGRVDAVIIDEVVMKYYMSKEEGTYKILEESLAPEQYGIGVKKGNEELLESLQKALDEMNADGTAAKISEKWFGEDKVLK